The Tenebrio molitor chromosome 3, icTenMoli1.1, whole genome shotgun sequence genome contains a region encoding:
- the LOC138126383 gene encoding nucleosome-remodeling factor subunit NURF301-like isoform X2: protein MHYDDHCRVCHKLGDLLCCETCPAVYHLECVDPPLVNVPEEDWQCGICRSHKVSGVVDCVLDVEKQGQLSRQEHLGYDRHGRKYYFLCRRIFIESDNGEVHYYSTKTQFEELLKIFDSSDMEATLCREFNDYKEEIFRQMDLTEKLTNQLKGNKKTYLDAENALIIKTNKEIEDKLEEERKERVRQNAEDMVAKMHEESSDGFSQSVTDETVDTSSVITSTISTTETTQSAVTTTTAASLTEEREKIEEVDEDDKDVVTRSKTGSLTPKNFNIDELRKRTTAVLNRDESEKNGDASRMTRLKSSQIANGTYLFKLGMENTFKSYVNQFTTNVIALNKPQRNEERDKKRHLSHKFSLTAASEFKWAGALSGNRPILLNTLRQTFLQLEQSIQSAYMHPNWQLLRKHWLSVVGGCQQPKDFARALIVLQACIKPVVFANVWHEQLGHIKLARITAVEREERKKIEKREKKEREEEEERNRMLISGYVKYTMGFKHQLWKQKGEEYRIHGRWGWLWLSTSRNFKHVNSNELGLAAGPQKYMIRIDDETGIKALGLEPSIYHYVINKYGKNNTKDTSNDTDELKNLRIVPEPQNFEELDISKALQTRSRLLFPKVAKKSKLDDLLTRRVQLKTLEEHKISQTKSEDNQKEDETVDIEGDDADANNDASLGLDKQLNNMLVGKVTLPNNTPQTSANREVLNSIAKKIHSLRLQYTSISKLAKDFQCYSKGCNSSGSTNIETNCYSPLCMQRIKVRRELLALLRKANLATNSSAIKLTNSPIATNKKTSILEQTLKTPQQTPIKEIPTEFANQFKSAPNYVDELEGICIPSLPSLKKDEIKEEIEEKKEETPITKKVESGVDIVTSTESDGLADSPPRKKFKSENEVDMEDMSPDDIKEMILGGGAPLNKKSITITTTTTATVTTQQTIVDGVVKSMSSSESTSDTVTVSSSLNGTGSTIQTMNAKTSVYSAQQNRRFCAFKNIVKREEKTIKTEHAEDGTERVYSRISTEGKIYLKRVPIQGENKRKKRQVIKYPVCSTYKTKKCRGSLLVLPQHEVKKLARHAGRIHINGYHALAKPNNCVWPYPCARPLFKTCWVYRTGNIRSLAAVALQLRILWSCLRWDDMQTKPPNTEGKHQLTTETEILSLELLKHRHVGQFLEKTQYLRRKVVIPLELPKTVREVTSIRSGLRKRKRPESPQSTDPQVTEEWVDEDKLELWEIKQYGERIEKANAQVITRSRTGNLPPAKAVVDSTELSKVTVSGKASAEEIKEKMEQQLRLQRAAHQQKRAMEIKNSPGQIIKMVGSTAQAANTTTTKPSTTNTPIQPKVTTTPDGQMKIVKNIANQSVVSGKTTLTSLLTSNSNKLVGRRLLMTKAADGTTRVVANAANILPKNLQNAQQSLIKVQTTGAQPTLQTVQIQQPVTTTSTPVKQNETPQRVQIMRTPDGRITVKGLLPGQQLVQYPDGKLQVMTNAQLQSSGLTVKTPTTTTPIKPLIKPSPNTSLGKVVVQGNQLKPANQQQQQQSPVKTQQVLVKTPGTPVVQKVATPNTVVVSGGQVIQQQVVISGNQVIGTPGQQVITNQIVVNNQSLAQQIASGKVQMATINGQQVLIRPTGNNQAQVVAQLTPGNLTQLNTGQTAVATPVKQTVAQAQTVETAKVVQTPQQTIQTTVKPPVQRDNAGQNDQTTMEQLLAGQPPGTVIKCVTAQVIQTPQGPRIVLQGLQGADFTAQQLAAVQQQVKQQLLKAQASTGKQGVLGPTKIYLAVQPSSSDQTSAESVQSQPPPLAPVQQSVVQSPSTPVKVQPQPNVIKQTVSTVQQVCNMTPKPKVIVQPANQTNENVTTSGRQVLVNGQQSQTSALLQAMKANMESNQTVTTSPQQQQQQTASGDQNKQFVVTPDYIQQTIKTALKQENLNPEIEEKLLQLQRYQEKQMKQEPDIPTPVAKVTTNAVPISNTRYTVSRKRTPSASRNDDSDWVMETPKRSRPTRNSENKKNDDVLQHESSKDKVVSPRARVKLKEVQEQDRKVTQRTKILVSLYRQKEFLKKDILRKRALLEKELQYEIQKEVAEELAARTKIERNKQDEVRTGSSKRKSAATATTAVIPQSAKSSRHKKGQKQSQPAQSAASQRAALKKEKLYCICRTPYDETKFYVGCDLCNNWFHGDCVGITEESSRTLTEFVCDECKQAKDTEKLYCLCQQPYDDSQFYICCDRCQDWFHGRCVGILQSEADNIDEYICPRCQRNSSVNFANMKDLSQKDFEALKKLIKQLQAHKSAWPFMEPVDPTEAPDYYKVIKEPMDLQKIENKINDQSYTKLSEFIGDMTKIFDNCRYYNPKESPFFKCAESLEAYFVNKIKCLRDKFMETNK from the exons ATGCACTATGATGATCATTGCCGGGTATGTCACAAATTGGGTGATCTTTTATGTTGCGAGACATGTCCAGCAGTCTATCATTTGGAATGTGTGGATCCCCCCTTAGTTAACGTACCTGAAGAAGATTGGCAATGTGGGATTTGTCGCTCTCACAAAGTATCTGGTGTTGTCGATTGCGTACTAGACGTAGAAAAACAAGGACAGCTCTCTAGACAAGAACATCTTGGCTATGACAGACATggaagaaaatattatttcctttGCCGGAGGATATTTAT TGAATCCGATAATGGTGAAGTCCATTATTACTCGACTAAAACACAATTTGAAGAACTGCTGAAGATTTTCGACTCCAGCGATATGGAAGCTACTCTTTGTAGAGAGTTCAATGATTACAAAGAAGAGATTTTTAGACAAATGGACCTTACTGAGAAACTTACAAACCAATTGAAGGGCAATAAGAAAACTTACCTGGACGCAGAAAATG ctctaataattaaaaccaatAAAGAAATTGAAGATAAATTAGAAGAGGAACGCAAGGAACGAGTACGTCAGAACGCAGAAGACATGGTAGCTAAAATGCATGAAGAAAGCTCTGACGGTTTTTCACAATCAGTAACTGATGAAACTGTAGACACGTCTTCTGTGATCACGTCAACTATTTCTACGACTGAAACTACTCAATCGGCGGTGACAACCACGACTGCTGCCTCTTTGACAGAAGAACGGGAAAAGATTGAAGAAGTTGATGAGGATGATAAAGATGTAGTGACAAGATCCAAAACTGGTTCTTTGACACCAAAAAACTTTAACATTGATGAACTGAGAAAAAGAACAACAGCTGTCCTGAATAGAGATGAATCAGAGAAAAATGGCGATGCATCGAGGATGACCAGACTTAAATCAAGTCAAATAGCCAATGGAAcgtatttattcaaattaggAATGGAAAACACATTCAAATCGTACGTTAATCAGTTCACAACAAATGTAATAGCATTAAATAAACCGCAGAGAAATGAAGAAAGAGATAAAAAAAGGCATTTATCGCATAAATTCTCTTTAACGGCCGCGTCAGAATTTAAATGGGCAGGAGCTTTGAGCGGTAATCGACCGATACTTTTAAACACTTTGAGACAAACATTTCTACAGTTGGAGCAATCTATTCAGTCAGCATACATGCACCCAAATTGGCAGTTGTTGAGGAAACATTGGTTGAGCGTAGTGGGTGGTTGTCAACAACCAAAAGATTTTGCACGAGCTTTGATCGTTCTCCAAGCTTGTATCAAACCGGTTGTCTTTGCAAATGTGTGGCATGAACAATTAGGTCACATCAAGTTGGCAAGAATTACGGCCGTAGAAAGGGAAGAACGTAAGAAAATTGAGAAGAGAGAAAAGAAAGAACGTGAAGAAGAGGAGGAAAGGAATCGTATGTTGATCAGCGGTTATGTTAAATATACAATGGGATTCAAGCATCAATTGTGGAAGCAAAAGGGTGAAGAATACAGAATTCACGGAAGGTGGGGATGGTTATGGTTGTCGACTTCAAGAAACTTCAAACACGTCAATTCGAACGAACTGGGATTAGCTGCGGGTCCTCAAAAATACATGATCCGAATTGACGATGAAACTGGAATCAAGGCATTAGGATTGGAACCTTCTATCTATCATTacgttataaataaatacggAAAGAATAATACTAAAGATACAAGTAATGATACAGAtgagttgaaaaatttaagaatagTGCCTGAACCccaaaattttgaagaattAGACATCTCAAAAGCATTACAAACTCGTAGCCGCCTACTTTTTCCcaaagttgcaaaaaaatcaaaattggaCGATCTTTTGACAAGACGAGTTCAATTGAAAACCTTGGAGGAACACAAGATATCTCAGACCAAAAGCGAAGACAATCAGAAAGAAGATGAGACGGTTGATATTGAGGGTGATGATGCGGATGCAAATAACGATGCCAGTTTGGGATTAGACAAACAATTAAATAACATGTTGGTAGGAAAGGTTACGTTACCAAATAATACTCCACAAACAAGCGCTAACAGAGAAGTGCTCAATTCTATAGCCAAAAAGATCCACTCTTTGCGGCTTCAGTACACTTCAATATCAAAATTAGCAAAAGATTTTCAGTGTTATTCGAAGGGATGTAATTCTAGCGGTAGTACAAATATCGAGACAAATTGTTACTCACCGTTGTGCATGCAAAGAATTAAAGTTAGACGTGAATTATTGGCACTCTTGCGTAAAGCAAATTTAGCAACAAATTCCAGTGCCATTAAATTGACCAATTCGCCAATAGCAACAAACAAGAAAACGTCTATTCTGGAACAAACATTGAAGACACCGCAACAGACTCCAATTAAGGAAATTCCAACAGAATTTGCCAATCAGTTTAAATCTGCTCCAAATTATGTCGACGAACTGGAAGGGATTTGCATACCGAGTTTGCCCAGTTTAAAGAAAGATGaaataaaagaagaaattgaagaaaagaaagaagaaaccCCGATTACCAAGAAAGTCGAAAGTGGCGTTGACATTGTGACTTCAACGGAAAGCGACGGACTCGCTGATAGTCCGCCGAGAAAGAAATTCAAGTCCGAAAATGAAGTGGACATGGAAGATATGTCGCCCGATGATATTAAAGAAATGATTTTAGGTGGCGGGGCCCCGTTAAATAAAAAGAGTATAACGATCACGACAACCACTACCGCCACCGTAACCACTCAACAAACCATTGTCGATGGTGTTGTGAAAAGCATGTCATCAAGCGAAAGTACGTCGGATACTGTTACAGTTTCTTCCAGTCTTAACGGAACGGGCAGTACCATTCAAACCATGAATGCTAAGACTTCAGTTTACAGTGCACAACAGAATCGTCGATTTTGcgcatttaaaaatatagtGAAACGGGAAGAAAAAACGATTAAAACAGAACACGCAGAAGATGGTACAGAAAGAGTGTACAGTAGGATTTCCACAGAaggtaaaatttatttgaaacggGTACCTATTCAAGGAGAGAACAAACGAAAGAAACGACAAGTCATCAAGTACCCTGTGTGTTCAacatacaaaacaaaaaagtgtCGAGGTTCTCTGTTAGTATTACCACAACACGAGGTAAAGAAGTTGGCACGACATGCGGGACGTATTCACATCAACGGTTATCACGCTTTGGCCAAGCCGAATAACTGTGTGTGGCCGTACCCCTGCGCGCGCCCTCTTTTTAAAACATGTTGGGTATACCGCACAGGAAATATTAGATCATTGGCGGCGGTAGCACTACAGCTACGAATTCTCTGGTCATGTCTGAGATGGGACGATATGCAAACGAAACCACCAAATACGGAGGGCAAACACCAGTTGACCACCGAAACGGAGATTTTGTCTTTAGAATTGTTAAAACACAGACATGTGGGACAGTTCCTGGAAAAGACTCAGTATTTGAGGCGAAAAGTTGTGATTCCTTTAGAATTGCCAAAGACTGTTAGAG AGGTTACTTCAATTCGAAGCGGTCTGCGTAAACGTAAGCGGCCTGAGTCGCCACAAAGTACAGATCCTCAAGTCACCGAAGAATGGGTGGATGAAGACAAACTGGAGTTGTGGGAGATCAAGCAGTACGGCGAAAG GATAGAGAAGGCTAATGCACAAGTTATAACTAGGAGTCGAACCGGAAACTTGCCACCGGCCAAGGCAGTCGTAGATTCCACCGAATTGAGCAAAGTAACTGTTTCGGGCAAAGCGAGCGCCGAAGAAATCAAGGAAAAAATGGAGCAGCAGTTGCGACTTCAACGTGCAGCACACCAACAAAAGAGAGCTATGGAAATCAAGAATTCGCCAGGACAAATCATCAAAATGGTCGGAAGTACTGCACaag CTGCCAATACTACGACTACAAAACCAAGCACCACAAACACTCCAATACAACCTAAAG TTACGACAACTCCAGATGGTCAGATGAAGATCGTTAAAAACATAGCAAATCAGTCTGTGGTCAGTGGTAAAACAACTCTGACTTCATTGTTGACGTCGAATAGCAACAAGTTGGTGGGTCGTCGGTTGTTGATGACAAAAGCAGCAGACGGTACAACTAGAGTGGTCGCCAATGCAGCCAATATCTTGCCCAAGAATTTACAAAACGCTCAACAGTCGCTTATTAAAGTACAAACTACCGGAGCCCAACCGACTTTACAGACTGTTCAGATTCAGCAACcag TCACTACAACTTCCACACCagtaaaacaaaacgaaaccCCTCAAAGGGTTCAAATAATGCGGACACCAGACGGTCGTATTACCGTAAAAGGTCTCTTACCGGGTCAGCAACTGGTCCAATATCCAGACGGCAAACTACAAGTGATGACCAACGCCCAATTACAATCCTCCGGATTGACCGTTAAAACACCAACAACAACCACTCCCATCAAACCATTGATTAAACCATCACCGAATACTTCCTTAGGTAAAGTGGTTGTGCAGGGTAATCAACTCAAACCGGCCAATCAGCAGCAACAACAACAGAGTCCAGTGAAGACTCAACAAGTTCTCGTGAAAACTCCGGGCACACCGGTTGTTCAAAAAGTAGCCACACCTAACACAGTTGTTGTTAGTGGAGGTCAAGTTATCCAACAACAAGTTGTAATTAGTGGCAATCAAGTAATCGGAACACCCGGTCAACAG gTGATAACGAATCAAATCGTCGTGAATAATCAGAGTTTGGCACAGCAAATAGCTTCTGGTAAAGTACAAATGGCGACGATCAATGGGCAGCAGGTTTTAATACGTCCGACGGGTAACAATCAGGCTCAAGTAGTGGCTCAGTTGACGCCAGGTAATTTGACTCAGTTGAACACCGGTCAGACGGCTGTTGCCACCCCTGTCAAGCAAACTGTGGCTCAAGCACAAACGGTCGAAACCGCTAAAGTTGTGCAGACGCCACAACAGACCATCCAGACGACAGTGAAACCGCCCGTACAACGTGATAACGCCGGTCAGAACGATCAAACGACCATGGAACAGTTGTTGGCCGGTCAACCGCCGGGTACTGTGATAAAGTGTGTCACAGCGCAGGTCATACAGACACCGCAAGGTCCGAGGATAGTGCTGCAGGGCTTACAAGGAGCAGATTTTACGGCGCAGCAATTGGCAGCGGTGCAACAGCAGGTCAAACAGCAGTTGTTGAAAG CACAAGCGTCGACCGGAAAACAAGGCGTGCTGGGACCCACAAAGATATACCTCGCCGTGCAGCCGAGCAGTTCCGATCAGACCTCAGCCGAAAGTGTTCAGAGTCAGCCGCCGCCGCTAGCTCCCGTCCAACAGAGTGTCGTTCAGTCACCCTCGACGCCGGTCAAAGTTCAACCTCAACCGAACGTCATCAAACAGACTGTTTCAACAGTACAGCAGGTATGCAACATGACCCCCAAGCCCAAGGTGATAGTGCAACCTGctaatcag ACGAACGAAAATGTGACAACTTCGGGTCGTCAGGTACTTGTGAATGGGCAGCAGTCGCAAACTTCTGCTCTGCTTCAAGCGATGAAAGCGAATATGGAATCTAATCAGACTGTTACAACATCACCACAACAGCAACAACAGCAAACCGCTTCTGGTGACCAGAATAAGCAATTTGTCGTCACGCCCGATTATATACAACAAA CAATCAAAACTGCACTTAAACAAGAAAACCTTAATCCTGAAATCGAAGAAAAACTCTTACAACTTCAGCGCTAtcaagaaaaacaaatgaagcaAGAACCGGACATTCCGACTCCAGTAGCCAAAGTTACCACCAACGCAGTACCGATTAGTAACACGCGTTATACCGTTTCCCGTAAGCGGACCCCCAGTGCCAGTAGGAACGATGACAGTGATTGGGTAATGGAAACTCCAAAACGATCCCGACCCACTAGGAAcagtgaaaacaaaaaaaatgatgacgtaTTACAACA cgAATCTAGCAAAGATAAAGTTGTCTCGCCCCGAGCCCGCGTCAAGTTAAAAGAAGTTCAGGAACAAGATCGCAAAGTCACCCAAAGAACAAAAATCTTAGTGAGTCTCTATCGCCAAAAAGAATTTCTTAAGAAAGACATACTAAGAAAGAGGGCGCTTCTCGAGAAAGAGTTACAGTACGAAATTCAG AAAGAAGTGGCGGAAGAATTAGCTGCACGAACAAAAATTGAACGGAACAAGCAGGACGAAGTACGTACGGGCAGCAGTAAAAGAAAATCGGCAGCTACTGCCACCACGGCAGTCATACCACAGTCGGCGAAATCCTCGCGACACAAGAAAGGTCAAAAGCAAAGTCAACCGGCACAATCGGCGGCATCCCAAAGAGCCGCtcttaagaaagaaaaattgtacTGCATTTGTAGAACGCCGTACGATGAAACGAAATTCTACGTCGGTTGCGATCTTTGCAATAATTGGTTTCACGGCGATTGCGTGGGAATCACCGAAGAGAGCAGCAGGACGTTGACCGAGTTCGTTTGTGACGAGTGCAAACAGGCTAAAGACACTGAGAAGTTGTACTGTTTATGTCAGCAGCCTTACGACGATTCACA gttttatatttgctgtGATCGGTGTCAAGATTGGTTCCACGGAAGGTGCGTGGGAATATTGCAATCGGAAGCTGACAATATCGACGAGTATATTTGTCCGAGGTGTCAACGAAATTCATCTGTCAATTTTGCCAATATGAAAGATCTGTCTCAGAAAGATTTTGaggcattaaaaaaattaattaaacagttACAG GCCCACAAAAGTGCTTGGCCGTTTATGGAACCTGTTGATCCAACAGAAGCACCTGATTATTACAAAGTAATCAAAGAGCCCATGG atcttcaaaaaattgaaaataagaTTAACGATCAAAGTTACACAAAACTAAGTGAATTTATAGGGGATATGACTAAAATCTTTGATAACTGTCGATACTACAATCCAAAAGAATCTCCGTTCTTCAAATGTGCAGAGTCTTTAGAAGCTTattttgtgaataaaataaaatgcttaAGAGATAAATTTATGGAGACCAACAAGTGA